Proteins from a genomic interval of Lycium ferocissimum isolate CSIRO_LF1 chromosome 2, AGI_CSIRO_Lferr_CH_V1, whole genome shotgun sequence:
- the LOC132048331 gene encoding uncharacterized protein LOC132048331 — MEAESSSQKPQMQITASRLSVSSCSSLLMAFLFALSAYFQFNDPDWYFWFPLYALACLVNIVNGFTKIARVALCMGGTILFLKVVTEDVRFHQGISGIWSFDMRERVVREKIGSGLVILSMSLLSQKGNPNNTKLSDHIEFGQSILVAIGYGLSSAFFLLSKPEMKF, encoded by the exons ATGGAAGCAGAATCATCTTCTCAAAAACCTCAGATGCAAATCACAGCATCAAGATTGTCAGTTTCTAGCTGTTCTTCATTATTAATGGCCTTCCTTTTTGCTCTCTCTgcatatttccaattcaatgaTCCTG ATTGGTATTTCTGGTTTCCCCTATATGCACTGGCTTGCCTTGTCAACATAGTCAATGGGTTCACAAAAATAGCCAGAGTTGCACTCTGTATGGGGGGGACCATCTTATTCCTCAAAGTTGTCACTGAAGATGTTCGTTTTCATCAAGGAATATCTGGAATTTGGTCATTTGATATGAGGGAGAGAGTAGTGAGGGAAAAGATTGGAAGTGGACTTGTTATCCTCTCCATGTCTTTACTATCGCAAAAAGGAAACCCTAATAATACAAAACTTTCAGACCATATTGAATTTG GACAGTCAATCTTGGTTGCAATAGGTTATGGCCTGTCCTCTGCTTTCTTTTTGCTCTCAAAGCCAGAAATGAAGTTTTAA